From Phycisphaerae bacterium, one genomic window encodes:
- a CDS encoding PKD domain-containing protein has protein sequence MKTCAAITLLSLLLVVGCPNNGTTDDSAVTAAVAASSTQGAAPLTITFSAASSASTNGGTLTYAWDFDDGTTSNLVALAHTFTNPGRYIVKLRVTDELGETDITSVEIRAAGAGATAVIVTNVTSGTAPLVVQFDGTTSVVPDDTILDYYWDFADGTTSREAQPRHTFYNQGNYGVALRIVTAGGVEATTSVAITVGKPEASLQFDGTAFATLPLGSAYALTAFTLEAWVKPDNDGGIIASVGSGSLTIEIQPSANRIRLQIGGTPTDAAATNLAGAWRQIAVVYDGVTASSCSVYLDGAPLANTPVAGALTFSQLTLGVGLRGKLGEVRLWSTAREAAAILTTLNERLDGTETNLLAYWPIFEGSGQSLRNHVTGGTDGVLGSTTASESSDPAWSTDGPPL, from the coding sequence ATGAAGACCTGCGCCGCCATCACCCTGCTGTCCCTGCTCCTCGTCGTCGGCTGCCCCAACAACGGCACCACGGACGATTCCGCCGTCACCGCAGCAGTCGCCGCATCCTCCACGCAGGGCGCCGCCCCGCTGACGATCACGTTTTCGGCGGCCTCGTCGGCCTCCACCAACGGCGGCACACTAACGTATGCGTGGGACTTCGACGATGGCACGACGTCGAACCTGGTCGCGCTGGCCCATACGTTCACGAACCCTGGTCGCTACATCGTGAAGCTGCGGGTCACCGACGAGCTGGGCGAAACCGACATCACCAGCGTTGAGATTCGTGCAGCCGGCGCCGGCGCCACCGCCGTCATCGTCACCAACGTCACGAGCGGCACCGCGCCACTTGTCGTGCAGTTCGACGGCACGACGAGCGTCGTGCCCGACGATACGATCCTGGACTACTACTGGGACTTCGCCGACGGCACCACGTCACGCGAAGCGCAGCCGCGACACACGTTCTACAACCAGGGCAACTACGGCGTGGCGCTGCGCATCGTTACGGCGGGGGGCGTCGAGGCCACCACCAGCGTCGCCATCACCGTCGGCAAGCCCGAAGCGTCGCTCCAGTTCGACGGCACGGCGTTTGCCACCTTGCCGCTGGGGAGTGCGTACGCCCTGACGGCGTTCACGCTCGAAGCCTGGGTCAAACCCGACAACGACGGTGGCATCATCGCCAGCGTCGGCAGCGGCTCGCTGACCATTGAGATCCAGCCGAGCGCCAACCGTATTCGGCTGCAGATCGGCGGCACCCCCACCGACGCCGCCGCGACCAACCTCGCCGGCGCGTGGCGGCAAATCGCCGTCGTCTACGACGGCGTGACCGCGTCGAGCTGCAGCGTGTACCTAGACGGCGCGCCCCTGGCAAACACCCCCGTCGCGGGGGCCCTCACTTTCAGCCAGCTCACGCTGGGTGTCGGCTTGCGCGGCAAGCTCGGCGAGGTCCGGCTCTGGTCAACAGCCCGCGAAGCGGCCGCGATCCTGACCACGCTCAACGAACGTCTCGACGGAACGGAGACGAACCTGCTCGCCTATTGGCCGATCTTCGAGGGCAGCGGGCAGAGTTTGCGAAACCACGTGACCGGCGGAACCGACGGCGTGCTGGGCAGCACAACCGCCAGCGAATCCTCCGACCCAGCCTGGAGCACCGACGGGCCGCCGCTGTAG
- the lptB gene encoding LPS export ABC transporter ATP-binding protein produces the protein MLLEANSLVKSYNGRTVVDRVSYQVHEREIVGLLGPNGAGKTTSFRITVGMITPEGGRVTFNGEDITGLPMYQRARRGIGYLSQEPSVFQRLTVAENLMAICETMRFTRAERQATVEELLRQFGLTKVRSNPAKKISGGERRKLEIARALITKPKLILLDEPFSGVDPIAVEGLREEITRLRKSGIAILLTDHNVHETLRVTDRSYVIHEGKVICSGTPAELINDPRVKETYLGNTFRGDEFGPQKSRSVESVAGESGGRSHGA, from the coding sequence ATGCTGCTTGAGGCCAACAGCCTGGTGAAATCGTACAACGGTCGCACTGTCGTCGACCGCGTCAGTTACCAGGTTCACGAACGCGAAATCGTCGGCCTCCTGGGCCCCAACGGCGCCGGCAAGACCACGAGTTTCCGTATCACCGTCGGCATGATCACGCCGGAAGGTGGCCGCGTGACATTCAACGGCGAGGACATCACCGGCCTGCCGATGTACCAGCGGGCACGCCGAGGCATCGGCTACCTGTCACAGGAACCCAGCGTGTTTCAGCGACTTACGGTCGCGGAAAACCTGATGGCCATCTGCGAGACGATGCGCTTCACCCGCGCTGAGCGGCAGGCCACCGTGGAAGAGCTGCTGCGGCAATTCGGCCTGACCAAGGTGCGCTCCAATCCGGCCAAGAAGATCTCGGGCGGCGAACGCCGCAAACTGGAAATCGCGCGCGCCCTGATTACCAAGCCGAAGCTGATCCTGCTGGACGAGCCGTTCAGCGGCGTGGATCCAATCGCGGTCGAAGGGCTGCGTGAGGAGATCACGCGGCTGCGCAAATCCGGGATCGCGATCCTGCTGACCGATCACAACGTCCATGAGACACTGAGGGTTACGGATCGCAGCTACGTGATTCACGAGGGCAAGGTGATCTGCTCGGGCACGCCGGCGGAGCTGATCAACGATCCGCGCGTGAAGGAGACTTACCTGGGCAACACCTTCCGCGGCGACGAGTTCGGACCACAGAAGTCGCGGTCGGTGGAATCGGTGGCCGGTGAGTCAGGCGGGCGGAGTCATGGCGCCTGA
- the lepB gene encoding signal peptidase I: MPTPGPAEPSLPPAAPRATRVAEILQTVLTGLILAFIFRAFLVEAFIIPTGSMADTLLGAHATRVCPACGWEFDFAPLRTAAPGAGFVVPPEIICPNCQFAFEATPTDTAPKAGDRILVHKWPYALAGLCPPQRWDVIVFRDPADPDQHYIKRLVGQPGETVELVDGDVFIDGRIARKPPEVQATLWMVVFDQAHLASANAPSGRLPRWIALDPPDPTGAGWAGLDQRTIRYDGLDQTGREIIFNADTGTEYLLDLYAYNRHSSGAFVGDVRIVAEFTPRAGNGVCRWELLRSPQRFFAELHRDGHVVLGAEALDAAGCTFTLDKHLNTALAFGRPVAVEFGHVDFRVYLTIDGQEVLSSTDELYAPRLEHLRTAARARPVGLRIGARDLACELRRLRIDRDVHYTSRPVQALRATTGRPFTLLAEEYFVMGDNSPDSHDSREWTEAGPHLPPDYRPGTVRADQIVGQAAFVYLPGLLPLGTGARWSVPDIGRVRFVR, translated from the coding sequence ATGCCTACACCGGGTCCGGCCGAGCCGTCACTGCCGCCTGCGGCGCCGCGCGCCACCCGGGTTGCCGAAATCCTGCAGACGGTGCTCACGGGACTGATCCTCGCCTTCATCTTTCGCGCGTTCCTGGTCGAGGCTTTCATCATTCCCACGGGCTCGATGGCCGATACGCTACTCGGGGCCCACGCCACGCGCGTCTGCCCGGCCTGCGGCTGGGAATTCGATTTCGCCCCCCTGCGAACCGCCGCCCCCGGCGCCGGCTTCGTTGTGCCGCCCGAGATCATCTGCCCCAACTGCCAGTTCGCCTTCGAAGCCACGCCAACCGACACCGCCCCCAAGGCCGGCGACCGCATTCTGGTCCACAAGTGGCCGTACGCCCTCGCCGGCCTGTGCCCACCGCAACGCTGGGATGTGATTGTCTTCCGTGACCCGGCGGACCCGGACCAGCACTACATAAAGCGCCTGGTCGGCCAGCCCGGCGAGACGGTCGAGCTGGTGGATGGCGACGTCTTCATCGACGGCCGCATCGCCCGCAAGCCGCCCGAAGTACAGGCGACGCTCTGGATGGTCGTCTTCGACCAGGCGCACCTGGCGAGTGCGAACGCCCCCTCTGGCCGTCTACCACGCTGGATTGCGCTCGATCCGCCGGACCCGACGGGCGCCGGCTGGGCCGGCCTCGACCAGCGCACGATCCGCTACGACGGTCTGGATCAGACCGGCCGTGAGATCATCTTCAACGCGGACACCGGGACGGAATATCTGCTTGACCTATATGCCTACAACCGTCATTCATCGGGCGCATTCGTCGGCGACGTGCGCATCGTCGCCGAGTTCACCCCCCGGGCGGGAAACGGCGTATGCCGGTGGGAGCTGCTGCGCTCGCCGCAGCGCTTTTTCGCCGAGCTGCACCGCGATGGACACGTGGTGCTGGGCGCCGAAGCGCTGGATGCCGCGGGCTGCACGTTTACGCTGGACAAGCACCTGAACACAGCGCTCGCGTTCGGTCGTCCCGTGGCGGTCGAGTTCGGGCACGTGGACTTCCGGGTGTATCTGACCATCGATGGGCAGGAAGTGCTCAGCAGCACCGACGAGTTGTACGCACCGCGGCTCGAACACCTGCGCACGGCCGCGCGGGCTCGGCCAGTCGGCCTGCGCATCGGGGCCCGCGACCTGGCCTGCGAGCTGCGACGCCTGCGTATCGACCGCGACGTGCACTACACGAGTCGACCGGTCCAGGCGCTGCGGGCCACAACCGGACGCCCGTTCACCCTGCTCGCCGAAGAGTACTTCGTGATGGGCGACAACAGCCCGGACAGTCACGACAGCCGCGAATGGACCGAAGCCGGGCCGCACTTGCCGCCCGACTATCGTCCCGGGACGGTGCGCGCCGACCAGATTGTGGGGCAGGCCGCCTTCGTGTATCTTCCCGGATTGTTGCCGCTCGGCACGGGCGCGCGCTGGTCGGTGCCAGATATCGGGCGCGTGCGGTTCGTTCGCTGA
- a CDS encoding prepilin-type N-terminal cleavage/methylation domain-containing protein has protein sequence MSPCGKALPSDARQRCFTLIELLVVVALIALLMSILLPSFGAARERARRIKCASNLRQISHGWTMYVDHENRGHFPKYRLNIQWFYGGKNDTAEFPQVLNPRPVNRYVGADPYGNRTAELFHCPDDRGVAYSGPTPWQRASTYHYYGNSYPTNPVFFASPVPKIRPVRMVDVRVPVSIMVLVGDNQHLDPDQDYLHAPWHVPDGLSMNIGFLDGHAAFIRFERGVEQTARYSHALDWLEPNEPTPP, from the coding sequence ATGAGCCCGTGCGGCAAAGCGTTACCTTCCGACGCACGACAGCGTTGTTTCACGCTCATCGAGTTGTTGGTTGTGGTCGCGCTCATCGCGCTGCTGATGAGTATTCTTCTGCCGTCGTTCGGGGCGGCCCGGGAGCGCGCGCGGCGGATCAAGTGCGCGTCAAATCTGCGCCAGATTTCGCATGGCTGGACCATGTACGTCGATCATGAGAATCGCGGGCACTTTCCGAAGTACCGACTGAACATCCAGTGGTTCTACGGCGGCAAGAACGACACCGCCGAGTTTCCTCAGGTGCTCAACCCCCGGCCCGTCAATCGCTACGTGGGTGCCGATCCATACGGCAACCGCACGGCCGAGCTGTTTCACTGCCCGGATGACCGCGGCGTCGCGTACTCGGGGCCGACGCCGTGGCAGCGGGCCAGCACCTACCATTACTACGGCAACAGCTACCCGACGAACCCGGTGTTCTTCGCCTCGCCGGTGCCGAAGATCCGCCCGGTGCGCATGGTGGACGTGCGCGTGCCAGTGTCGATCATGGTGCTGGTCGGCGACAATCAGCACCTCGACCCGGACCAGGACTACCTGCATGCCCCCTGGCACGTGCCCGACGGACTCAGCATGAACATCGGCTTCCTCGACGGGCACGCCGCGTTCATCCGTTTCGAGCGCGGAGTCGAGCAGACCGCGCGCTACAGTCACGCGCTCGACTGGCTGGAGCCCAATGAGCCGACCCCGCCCTGA
- a CDS encoding class I SAM-dependent methyltransferase, whose product MLRPPLVECRFLDPRPAAEAARAPIVGAVNMPRSELPARTHELPPRDELIRVVGPPEFAEPAVAWLTSAGRRAAVESAFEYAPPADARLVGRLWRPTAFLAEVCARLSPGRALELACGTGRDAVYLAACGWQVLAVDVLPDALERGQMLAQRCAPALAPIEWRQADLERGVLKLPAGFDLVVAVRYLHRPLFARLADWLRPGGSFVCETFTTVHRARHGRPARTTDVLRPGELTALLAGFELRHCSEAWHGPLHTARAWAVRAG is encoded by the coding sequence ATGTTGCGACCGCCGCTCGTCGAATGCCGCTTCCTCGACCCGCGACCCGCCGCCGAGGCCGCCAGGGCGCCGATCGTCGGCGCGGTCAACATGCCCCGGTCGGAGCTGCCGGCGCGGACCCACGAGCTGCCGCCGCGTGACGAACTGATCCGCGTGGTCGGCCCGCCGGAGTTTGCCGAGCCTGCGGTGGCGTGGTTGACAAGCGCGGGCCGGCGGGCGGCGGTCGAATCGGCATTTGAGTACGCGCCGCCAGCGGATGCGCGGCTCGTGGGACGTTTGTGGCGCCCGACGGCGTTCCTGGCCGAGGTGTGCGCGCGACTGTCACCCGGTCGGGCGCTGGAGCTGGCCTGCGGGACGGGGCGCGATGCCGTTTACCTGGCTGCGTGTGGCTGGCAGGTGCTGGCGGTGGATGTCCTGCCGGACGCGCTTGAGCGCGGACAGATGCTGGCGCAGCGCTGCGCCCCCGCGCTGGCGCCCATCGAGTGGCGGCAGGCTGACCTCGAACGCGGCGTTTTGAAGCTGCCGGCGGGTTTTGATCTGGTCGTCGCGGTGCGCTACCTGCACCGGCCGCTCTTTGCCCGCCTTGCCGACTGGCTTCGCCCAGGCGGCAGTTTTGTCTGTGAGACCTTCACGACCGTGCATCGCGCGCGACACGGGCGACCGGCGCGCACCACCGATGTGTTGCGGCCGGGTGAGCTCACCGCTCTGCTGGCGGGTTTTGAATTGCGGCACTGCTCCGAGGCATGGCATGGCCCCCTGCACACGGCGCGGGCGTGGGCCGTGCGTGCGGGCTGA
- a CDS encoding DUF167 domain-containing protein → MAPEAGDVEIRATPGGIELTLKVVPGASRTRVAGVLGTALKVAVAAPPEGGKANAAVIRLLAEALGVSKSDVEIVSGHGQRLKRVAVRGLTAAEARARLGVR, encoded by the coding sequence ATGGCGCCTGAAGCCGGCGACGTGGAGATCCGCGCAACGCCGGGGGGTATTGAGCTGACTTTGAAGGTCGTCCCCGGAGCATCGCGGACGCGCGTTGCCGGCGTGCTGGGCACGGCGCTGAAGGTCGCCGTCGCCGCTCCGCCGGAGGGCGGCAAGGCGAACGCGGCGGTCATCCGGCTGCTGGCGGAGGCGCTCGGGGTGTCGAAATCCGACGTTGAAATCGTCAGCGGTCACGGGCAACGGCTCAAGCGGGTCGCAGTGCGGGGGCTCACAGCAGCCGAGGCTCGTGCGCGATTGGGAGTGCGCTGA
- a CDS encoding PA0069 family radical SAM protein, whose product MRPVENPPNPFHHSACERDVPPPAASLTVREEHARSLLTQNDSPDIPFRWSVNPYRGCQHACAYCYARRTHEYLDLGAGTDFETQITVKVNAPELLAAELRRRSWRREFIAFSGVTDCYQPLEAKYRLTRRCLEVCRDVVNPVGIVTKSPLVTRDLDVLVELHRRSAVSVLFSVTFANSATGRRIEPGAPAAESRFAAMRHLHDAGIPVGVIIAPVIPGLNDRDIPALLARAAEAGASSAGYTPVRLPGSVADVFLTRLRREMPAAAERVEARVRALRDGRLNQPEFGARMSAHGAYWESIERLFETAATRFGLDSGREWQRSCATPPRAEAKQLRLFEGHAE is encoded by the coding sequence ATGCGGCCCGTGGAGAATCCACCCAACCCTTTCCATCACAGTGCCTGCGAGCGGGACGTGCCCCCGCCGGCCGCCTCCCTGACGGTCCGCGAGGAGCACGCCCGCTCGCTGCTTACCCAGAACGACAGCCCCGACATCCCCTTCCGCTGGTCGGTGAATCCCTATCGCGGGTGCCAGCATGCCTGTGCGTACTGCTACGCCCGCCGGACGCACGAGTACCTCGACCTCGGCGCCGGCACCGACTTTGAGACGCAGATCACCGTCAAAGTGAATGCGCCGGAGCTGCTCGCGGCGGAGCTGCGGCGGCGGAGCTGGCGGCGCGAGTTCATCGCCTTCTCCGGCGTGACCGATTGCTACCAGCCGCTCGAGGCGAAATACCGCCTCACGCGCCGCTGCCTGGAGGTCTGCCGCGACGTCGTCAACCCGGTGGGCATTGTCACGAAGTCGCCGCTGGTTACGCGTGACCTGGACGTGCTCGTCGAGCTGCACCGCCGGAGCGCGGTCAGCGTGCTGTTCAGCGTGACCTTCGCCAACTCGGCCACTGGACGACGCATCGAACCCGGCGCGCCGGCGGCGGAATCGCGTTTCGCCGCCATGCGCCACCTGCACGACGCCGGCATCCCCGTCGGCGTGATCATCGCCCCCGTAATTCCCGGGCTGAATGACCGCGACATCCCCGCGCTGCTGGCGCGGGCGGCGGAGGCGGGCGCATCCAGCGCGGGCTATACGCCGGTGCGACTGCCGGGCAGTGTCGCGGATGTGTTCCTGACGCGGCTCCGGCGTGAAATGCCCGCCGCCGCCGAACGTGTCGAGGCGCGCGTCCGGGCGCTGCGTGACGGGCGGCTGAACCAGCCGGAATTCGGCGCGCGGATGTCGGCCCACGGCGCCTATTGGGAGAGCATCGAACGACTGTTCGAGACGGCAGCGACGCGGTTCGGCCTGGACAGCGGACGAGAGTGGCAGCGAAGCTGTGCCACCCCGCCGCGCGCGGAGGCCAAGCAGCTTCGGCTCTTTGAAGGACACGCCGAATAG
- the infA gene encoding translation initiation factor IF-1, translating to MAKEDAIQMEAVVVKALPNAMFLVEAELTGSGKHEVLAHVSGRMRKNFIRILPGDRVTVELSPYDLKRGRIVYRQK from the coding sequence TTGGCCAAAGAAGATGCCATTCAGATGGAGGCGGTCGTAGTGAAGGCGCTGCCCAACGCGATGTTTCTCGTTGAGGCCGAGCTGACCGGTTCGGGCAAGCACGAAGTGCTCGCGCACGTGTCCGGCCGCATGCGGAAGAACTTCATCCGCATTCTGCCGGGCGACCGCGTCACCGTGGAGCTTTCGCCGTACGACCTCAAACGGGGCCGGATCGTTTACCGACAGAAATAG
- a CDS encoding Spy/CpxP family protein refolding chaperone yields MRCRWLMSVCLIVLAATLQAQVPEQAPPDRPGPPRDRGQRGERGERGPARLDVMAQRLAEELQLTDAQRPAYDELVAKYQAQTEAAQAEQPDMRALTQQLREARQNGDEARVEELRAQLREAGTGRTRVIRDFLAAVEPLLDETQIPKLEQFRERTLRRFEQGQRDADNRDLLRRLPEELGLTPEQREQFDALVAERRQNMGQNREQWRELRPLMEELRQARENGDEQRVAELEAQIAEKRPGPPNFDELFAELEKILTPEQQAKLATLREQRPGRRGAALDVRAVLRAAKQLKLTDAQEEQLKTIIRDAQVGERQGSADAETRAKHAEEVKGQIVKILDEQQAAEFQKLLDRERRPAGQQERDRPGGRGARRGAGRES; encoded by the coding sequence ATGAGATGCAGATGGTTAATGAGCGTTTGTCTCATCGTACTGGCCGCGACCCTGCAGGCGCAGGTGCCGGAACAGGCCCCCCCGGACCGTCCCGGCCCGCCGCGCGACCGCGGTCAGCGCGGCGAACGTGGCGAACGCGGCCCTGCGCGGCTCGACGTCATGGCCCAGCGGCTGGCCGAGGAGTTGCAGCTCACCGATGCGCAGCGGCCGGCGTACGATGAGCTGGTTGCCAAGTACCAGGCGCAGACGGAGGCCGCCCAGGCGGAGCAGCCGGATATGCGCGCGCTCACCCAGCAGTTGCGCGAGGCGCGTCAGAACGGCGACGAAGCCCGCGTCGAAGAGCTGCGTGCGCAGTTGCGGGAGGCGGGGACGGGGCGCACCCGGGTCATCCGCGACTTTCTCGCGGCCGTCGAGCCGTTGCTTGACGAAACTCAGATCCCGAAGCTGGAGCAGTTCCGCGAGCGGACGCTGCGCCGGTTCGAGCAGGGGCAGCGTGACGCTGACAACCGCGACCTGCTGCGGCGCTTGCCCGAGGAACTGGGGCTCACGCCCGAGCAGCGCGAGCAGTTCGACGCCCTGGTCGCCGAGCGGCGACAGAACATGGGTCAAAACCGCGAGCAATGGCGCGAGCTGCGTCCGCTGATGGAAGAGCTGCGCCAGGCACGGGAAAACGGCGATGAGCAGCGCGTCGCTGAGCTGGAGGCGCAAATCGCCGAGAAGCGCCCCGGACCGCCCAATTTCGATGAGCTGTTCGCCGAGTTGGAGAAGATCCTGACGCCCGAGCAGCAGGCCAAGCTGGCGACGCTGCGCGAACAGCGCCCCGGGCGCCGTGGTGCTGCGCTCGACGTGCGCGCCGTGCTGCGGGCCGCCAAGCAGCTCAAGCTCACGGACGCGCAGGAAGAGCAGTTGAAGACCATCATCCGCGATGCGCAAGTCGGTGAGCGTCAGGGGTCGGCGGACGCGGAGACCCGCGCGAAGCACGCGGAAGAGGTCAAGGGCCAGATCGTCAAGATTCTTGACGAGCAGCAGGCCGCCGAGTTCCAGAAGCTGCTCGACCGTGAGCGCCGGCCAGCCGGCCAGCAGGAACGCGACCGGCCGGGTGGCCGAGGCGCCCGGCGCGGCGCGGGCCGCGAGAGTTGA